The following proteins are encoded in a genomic region of Stutzerimonas balearica DSM 6083:
- a CDS encoding DUF262 domain-containing protein encodes MNQTLTSYASLFGKSQNDTHRIDRIEIPLIQRDYAQGRQGESVERIRRDFVDALYDAVMPGGDPISLDFIYGDVVDHTLYPLDGQQRLTTLFLLHWYLSWRAGAALEGQAWRNFSYSTRASARQFCDALATYQPPAGETRLREWIVDQAWYFHGWHHDSSISAMLVMLQALEQRFASASCESLEAAWKRLVDPIDPAISFHLLPAVTNQLTDDLYIKMNSRGKPLTPFENFKAHLEALLKGTCPHRVADFSLKIDTAWADTLWAYKDADHLIDDQFMRYFRFVFDLCTWREGGRSDSKANLDTLAQSLFDTSNAHGAEHLEFLFKAFDVWQDLDIHAEFSALLCTEPREDSSALLIFNPLRSQANQGTDLFGGCCRHYGEFEWSQAHSLLLYAVLLHRIHGTADFPRQLRIVRNLIESSGGGEMRIQNMAALLNDMQRIVVEATLEDVSTFNQKQVANERAKATLLAAHPALRETVHRLEDNRLLRGSLAVFDLDPSGDPSLFTQRANAFLRLFNDRHCWPELTGALLALGDYSRKLNRHGGYRLFELGSPNSESVWRELFMGRSDAELTEPLTRLLDHVAQNGGDLGVLKTIQRTFIEECERNQSLDWRYYLVKYPSMRRGTSGRYAVSQRGYSICMLDKTVMRSYYRDPYLFELASMSGLATANLWFYGYETERRRLERSNGIITLESVDEGWQLAEVPSDPDQLSRLADMCAVFDIGADYIFRVPQENQRDTVDRIVKGAELIRALNGIGL; translated from the coding sequence ATGAACCAGACTCTCACGTCCTACGCCTCGCTCTTCGGCAAGAGCCAGAACGATACTCATCGAATCGATCGAATCGAGATTCCCTTGATCCAACGCGACTACGCGCAGGGTCGCCAAGGCGAATCCGTGGAGCGGATCCGCAGGGACTTCGTCGATGCCCTGTACGATGCGGTCATGCCAGGCGGGGATCCGATCAGCCTGGACTTCATCTATGGAGACGTGGTCGATCACACCCTCTACCCCTTGGATGGCCAGCAACGCCTGACCACGCTGTTCCTACTGCATTGGTACTTGAGTTGGCGGGCCGGCGCGGCGCTCGAAGGGCAAGCTTGGCGAAACTTCAGCTATTCCACGCGGGCCAGTGCCCGGCAGTTCTGCGATGCGCTGGCAACTTATCAACCGCCTGCCGGGGAAACCAGGCTGCGGGAGTGGATCGTCGACCAGGCCTGGTACTTCCATGGCTGGCACCATGATTCGAGCATCAGCGCCATGCTGGTCATGCTGCAAGCGCTGGAGCAGCGCTTTGCCAGCGCCAGCTGCGAGTCGCTCGAGGCGGCCTGGAAACGTCTGGTCGACCCGATTGATCCGGCGATCAGCTTTCACCTGCTGCCGGCCGTGACCAATCAGCTTACCGACGATCTCTACATCAAGATGAACTCCCGCGGTAAACCCCTGACGCCGTTCGAAAACTTCAAGGCTCATTTGGAGGCGTTGCTTAAAGGCACCTGTCCGCACCGGGTCGCAGATTTCTCACTGAAGATAGATACAGCCTGGGCGGATACCCTCTGGGCCTATAAGGACGCTGATCACCTGATCGACGACCAGTTCATGCGCTATTTCCGCTTTGTCTTTGACCTGTGCACCTGGCGCGAGGGCGGTCGTTCGGACAGCAAGGCAAATCTCGACACCCTGGCGCAAAGCCTGTTCGATACCAGCAATGCGCACGGTGCCGAGCATCTGGAGTTCCTGTTCAAAGCCTTCGATGTCTGGCAAGACCTTGATATCCATGCCGAGTTCTCCGCATTGCTATGCACGGAACCGCGTGAAGACTCATCGGCGCTGCTCATTTTCAACCCGCTGCGCTCCCAGGCGAACCAAGGTACCGACCTGTTCGGCGGCTGCTGCCGGCACTATGGTGAATTCGAGTGGAGCCAGGCCCACAGTCTGTTGTTGTATGCCGTGCTGTTGCATCGCATCCATGGCACCGCTGACTTCCCTCGACAGTTGCGTATCGTGCGCAACCTGATTGAGTCTTCCGGTGGCGGTGAGATGCGCATCCAGAACATGGCCGCATTGCTGAACGACATGCAGCGAATCGTGGTCGAGGCGACCTTGGAAGACGTGTCGACCTTCAACCAGAAGCAAGTAGCGAACGAGAGGGCTAAAGCCACGCTCCTGGCCGCTCACCCTGCGCTGCGGGAGACCGTCCATCGGCTGGAAGACAATCGCCTGCTGCGAGGCTCCCTGGCCGTGTTCGACCTGGACCCATCCGGCGATCCCTCGCTATTCACCCAACGGGCAAATGCCTTCCTTCGGTTGTTCAATGATCGTCATTGCTGGCCAGAACTGACGGGCGCGCTGCTGGCTCTTGGCGATTACTCTCGCAAGCTCAATCGCCATGGCGGCTACAGGCTCTTCGAGCTCGGCTCGCCCAACAGCGAGAGTGTATGGCGAGAGCTGTTCATGGGTAGAAGTGATGCGGAGTTGACAGAACCGCTGACCCGGTTGCTGGACCACGTTGCGCAGAACGGCGGCGATTTGGGCGTCTTAAAAACGATCCAGAGGACGTTCATCGAAGAATGCGAGCGCAACCAATCGCTGGATTGGCGTTATTACCTCGTCAAGTACCCGTCGATGCGCAGAGGAACCTCCGGTCGCTACGCTGTAAGTCAACGCGGATACAGCATCTGCATGTTGGACAAGACCGTGATGCGCAGCTATTACCGTGATCCTTACCTGTTCGAGCTGGCGAGTATGAGTGGCTTGGCGACTGCGAACCTCTGGTTCTACGGCTATGAGACCGAACGGCGCCGGCTGGAGCGATCAAACGGCATCATTACCCTCGAAAGTGTCGATGAAGGTTGGCAATTGGCGGAAGTACCAAGCGATCCTGATCAGCTGAGCCGCCTGGCCGATATGTGCGCGGTGTTCGACATTGGCGCCGACTACATTTTCCGGGTGCCGCAGGAAAACCAGCGAGACACCGTAGACCGGATCGTGAAGGGTGCAGAACTGATCCGCGCGTTGAATGGGATCGGGCTCTAG
- a CDS encoding DUF262 domain-containing protein, whose protein sequence is MDVPCLDAHRADTPSATLAHKYVGDITGLFFIPGYQRGYRWDVTDVKRLLEDIWHALDNTPKQPYNLQPVVVKLRQQGLTAQSCHWELVDGQQRLTTLYLILLYMHNTGLNRVNLPYELHYETRPGSSDFLKGLGSEDQADQDSNIDYYHLYKAYECIGDWFEAHGNRLQYAANRFYAALFESVRVIWYQAPDDMDATALFTRLNVGRIPLTDAELVKALLLSQIKGEHAHRAAEVASQWDIIERDLHAPELWGFISSDVSGTADDRYPTRISLLLDTLTPGAPWPGRKPPRYYTFESLRQQIETKPMGFWMQVLNLHDLMLGWFNNRSLYHKVGYLVLTGTAFGELARLARDQSKSRFEHHLDQRIRASLALRASDVETLSYDNQSDYEKLRRLLLLMNVESMRLAPHSNQRFPFHLHTDTAWSLEHIHAQNAENLTKAEQWHTWLCQHLSALSALAPETVMDQAQLIQDIQAALAQMETARNFGAIFQDLATRVVKAFNAHGEQSLTAAHNVHSVSNLALLSKADNSLLSNSVFEVKRQSLLAVDRKGGYIPVCTRNVFLKYYTAADAHQNHFWSPQDRSHYLDAIISTVQPYLRTEEHTA, encoded by the coding sequence ATGGACGTACCCTGCTTGGACGCACACAGGGCCGATACACCTTCGGCAACCCTGGCTCACAAGTACGTAGGCGATATCACCGGCTTGTTCTTCATACCTGGCTACCAACGGGGCTACCGCTGGGATGTCACAGACGTAAAACGGCTTCTGGAAGACATCTGGCACGCCCTGGATAACACTCCGAAACAGCCGTACAACTTGCAGCCGGTTGTCGTGAAACTGCGCCAGCAAGGCCTAACGGCACAATCCTGCCATTGGGAGCTGGTGGACGGGCAGCAGCGCCTGACCACGCTCTACCTGATCCTGCTCTACATGCACAATACAGGGCTGAACAGAGTCAACCTTCCTTATGAGCTGCATTATGAGACACGTCCGGGTAGCTCAGACTTCCTTAAGGGGCTCGGCAGTGAGGATCAGGCAGATCAGGACAGCAACATCGACTACTACCACTTGTACAAAGCCTACGAATGCATCGGCGATTGGTTTGAAGCTCATGGAAATCGACTTCAATACGCCGCTAACCGATTCTACGCAGCGCTGTTCGAAAGCGTCCGGGTGATCTGGTATCAAGCCCCCGACGACATGGATGCCACAGCCCTGTTCACTCGCCTGAACGTGGGCAGGATACCCTTGACCGATGCCGAGCTGGTCAAGGCCCTCCTGCTGTCACAGATCAAAGGCGAACATGCCCACCGAGCCGCCGAGGTGGCCAGTCAGTGGGACATCATCGAACGCGATCTCCATGCGCCCGAACTGTGGGGCTTCATCTCAAGCGATGTGTCGGGCACTGCTGACGATCGTTACCCCACTAGAATCAGCCTCCTACTCGATACCTTGACCCCCGGCGCCCCGTGGCCAGGGCGCAAGCCGCCGCGCTACTACACCTTCGAGTCACTCAGGCAGCAGATCGAAACAAAGCCCATGGGATTCTGGATGCAGGTTCTCAACCTGCATGACCTGATGCTTGGCTGGTTTAACAACCGCAGCCTCTACCACAAGGTGGGCTATCTGGTGCTCACGGGTACGGCTTTCGGCGAACTGGCCCGGCTGGCCCGGGACCAGAGCAAGAGCCGGTTCGAGCATCATCTGGATCAACGCATAAGGGCATCATTGGCACTTCGAGCCTCGGATGTGGAAACGCTTAGCTACGACAATCAGAGCGACTACGAGAAACTACGGCGCCTACTGCTGTTGATGAATGTCGAGAGCATGCGTCTCGCCCCTCATTCCAACCAGCGCTTCCCCTTCCACTTGCATACCGATACTGCGTGGTCACTGGAGCACATCCATGCGCAGAATGCTGAGAACCTAACCAAGGCTGAGCAGTGGCACACCTGGCTGTGCCAGCACCTGTCCGCGCTGTCTGCCCTGGCTCCAGAAACTGTTATGGATCAAGCGCAGTTGATCCAGGACATCCAGGCCGCGCTGGCGCAGATGGAAACCGCGAGGAACTTCGGCGCCATTTTCCAAGACCTTGCCACCCGCGTCGTCAAGGCTTTCAACGCACACGGCGAGCAGAGCCTGACAGCCGCCCATAATGTGCACTCCGTCAGCAACCTCGCGTTGCTTTCCAAGGCCGACAACAGCCTCCTGAGCAACTCGGTGTTCGAGGTCAAGCGGCAAAGCCTACTGGCAGTAGACCGCAAGGGTGGGTACATCCCGGTTTGCACACGCAACGTCTTCCTGAAGTACTACACCGCGGCGGACGCGCACCAGAACCATTTCTGGAGTCCTCAGGACCGCAGCCACTATCTCGACGCAATAATCTCAACAGTCCAGCCCTATCTCCGCACAGAAGAGCACACGGCATGA
- the malK gene encoding maltose/maltodextrin ABC transporter ATP-binding protein MalK — translation MASVTLRDICKSYDGTPITRHIDLDIEDGEFVVFVGPSGCGKSTLLRLIAGLEDITSGDLYIGNQRVNDLPPKDRSVGMVFQSYALYPHMTVAENMAFGLKLASVDKREIARRVEAAAAILQLDKLLERKPKDLSGGQRQRVAIGRTMVREPKVFLFDEPLSNLDAFLRVQMRIEIARLHQRIRSTMIYVTHDQVEAMTLADKIVVLNAGEIAQVGQPLHLYHYPKNRFVAGFLGSPQMNFVEVRAISASPEAVTIELPSGYPLTLPVDGSDVSPGDPLTLGIRPEHFVMPEEADFTFHGQIAVAERLGQYNLLYLTLERLQDVITLCVDGNLRVTEGETFAAGLKADKCHLFRENGEACARHYREPAIYG, via the coding sequence ATGGCCAGTGTCACGCTGCGCGACATCTGCAAGAGTTATGACGGTACGCCGATCACCCGGCATATCGACCTGGATATCGAAGACGGCGAGTTCGTCGTCTTCGTCGGCCCCTCCGGCTGCGGCAAGTCCACCCTGCTGCGGCTGATCGCCGGGCTCGAGGACATCACCTCGGGCGATCTGTACATCGGCAACCAGCGCGTCAACGACCTGCCGCCGAAGGATCGTTCGGTGGGCATGGTGTTCCAGTCCTACGCGCTCTACCCACACATGACGGTGGCCGAGAACATGGCCTTCGGCCTCAAGCTCGCCAGCGTCGACAAGCGCGAGATCGCGCGCCGCGTCGAGGCGGCCGCGGCGATCCTGCAGCTGGACAAGCTGCTCGAACGCAAGCCCAAGGACCTCTCCGGTGGCCAGCGCCAGCGCGTCGCCATCGGCCGCACCATGGTCCGTGAACCGAAGGTGTTCCTGTTCGATGAACCCCTGTCGAACCTCGACGCCTTCCTCCGCGTGCAGATGCGCATCGAGATCGCCCGCCTGCACCAGCGTATCCGCTCCACCATGATCTACGTGACCCACGACCAGGTCGAAGCCATGACCCTGGCCGACAAGATCGTCGTGCTCAACGCCGGCGAGATCGCCCAGGTCGGCCAGCCGCTGCACCTTTATCACTACCCGAAGAACCGCTTCGTCGCCGGCTTCCTCGGCTCGCCGCAGATGAACTTCGTCGAGGTGCGCGCCATCTCCGCCAGCCCCGAGGCGGTCACCATCGAACTGCCCAGCGGCTATCCACTGACCCTGCCGGTGGACGGCAGCGACGTCAGCCCCGGCGACCCGCTCACCCTCGGCATCCGCCCCGAGCACTTCGTCATGCCGGAAGAAGCCGACTTCACCTTCCACGGCCAGATCGCCGTCGCCGAGCGGCTGGGCCAGTACAACCTGCTCTACCTCACCCTCGAACGCCTGCAGGATGTCATTACCCTCTGCGTCGACGGCAACCTGCGCGTCACCGAGGGCGAGACCTTTGCCGCCGGCCTCAAGGCCGACAAGTGCCACCTGTTCCGCGAGAACGGCGAGGCCTGTGCGCGGCATTACCGGGAGCCGGCGATCTACGGGTAG
- a CDS encoding AbrB/MazE/SpoVT family DNA-binding domain-containing protein, translating into MKTLKVVIEDWDGDGAIRIPDEVLQELGVDVGDSLYLVEEYVGSTRCLVLSKTERTPGRVDELVGHWDTFGKVQNVTDD; encoded by the coding sequence ATGAAAACGCTAAAAGTCGTGATCGAGGATTGGGATGGTGATGGCGCCATTCGCATTCCCGATGAGGTCCTCCAAGAGCTCGGTGTAGATGTTGGTGACTCCCTTTATCTAGTCGAGGAATACGTTGGCTCAACGCGGTGCCTAGTGCTGAGCAAAACTGAACGCACTCCAGGCCGCGTTGATGAACTGGTCGGACACTGGGATACCTTCGGAAAAGTGCAGAATGTTACGGATGATTGA
- a CDS encoding Fic family protein, whose product MAKHPDIARRTAQRLIAKLIASGQISAQGEGRARRYFGTAIQAETSTLDTDSFPSFIPLSADSRDILAYINQPPEARKPVGYQRDFLDTYQPNATSYLPESLRRQLHRMGKTTDALEPAGTYSRAVLNRLLIDLSWASSHLEGNTYSRLDTRQLIEHGKAAQGKAAIETQMILNHKTAIELLVENIESAEFNRYTLMNLHSALAENLLPNPADEGRIRQHAVDIGKSTYRPLSTPQQIEDTLEVLLSKANQITDPFEQSFFMMVHLPYLQPFADINKRTSRLAANLPLFRANLCPLTFLDVPEQAYSRAMLGVYEMTRVELLRDLYLWAYERSTQEYLAIKQDLAEPDPLRLTWRDFIKSTIREVVTHPELDPLTCIQHAVAEHVSDTEQPEVQALIVEELRRLHEGVLARYGLRPSEFTLWKSRHGN is encoded by the coding sequence TTGGCCAAACACCCCGACATTGCTCGGAGAACAGCGCAGCGACTGATTGCAAAGCTGATAGCAAGCGGTCAGATCTCAGCGCAGGGTGAAGGTAGAGCACGGCGCTATTTCGGAACTGCTATCCAAGCAGAAACCAGCACCCTGGACACTGATAGCTTTCCGTCCTTTATCCCGCTGTCGGCAGACAGCCGAGACATCCTCGCTTACATCAACCAACCACCTGAAGCGCGCAAGCCCGTAGGCTACCAGCGCGACTTTCTTGACACCTACCAGCCGAACGCAACGAGCTACCTGCCAGAATCACTGCGGCGCCAACTGCACAGAATGGGCAAAACCACAGATGCCTTGGAGCCTGCAGGCACGTACAGCCGCGCAGTCCTGAATCGCCTGCTGATTGATTTATCGTGGGCATCAAGTCACCTGGAGGGGAACACCTACTCGCGACTCGATACGCGACAGCTGATTGAGCATGGAAAGGCCGCACAAGGTAAAGCAGCCATCGAAACACAGATGATCTTGAACCATAAAACGGCAATCGAGCTGTTGGTCGAGAACATTGAAAGTGCAGAGTTCAACCGCTACACATTGATGAACCTGCACAGCGCCTTGGCCGAGAACCTGCTCCCAAATCCTGCAGATGAAGGCCGCATCCGGCAGCATGCCGTCGACATTGGGAAAAGCACCTATCGCCCTCTCTCAACACCACAACAGATTGAGGACACCTTGGAGGTTCTGCTTAGCAAGGCCAATCAGATTACTGATCCGTTCGAGCAGTCGTTCTTCATGATGGTGCACCTGCCCTACCTGCAGCCCTTTGCCGACATCAACAAGCGCACCTCCAGACTGGCAGCGAACCTGCCACTGTTTCGCGCCAACCTATGTCCGCTGACATTTCTGGATGTACCCGAACAGGCCTACAGCCGCGCCATGTTGGGCGTATACGAAATGACCCGGGTAGAGCTGCTGCGCGACCTGTACCTCTGGGCCTATGAACGCTCAACGCAGGAGTACCTGGCAATCAAGCAAGACCTTGCTGAACCAGACCCACTTAGACTGACCTGGCGGGACTTCATCAAATCGACCATTCGAGAGGTCGTCACTCATCCTGAGCTTGATCCACTGACCTGCATTCAACACGCAGTAGCTGAGCATGTTTCAGACACTGAGCAGCCAGAAGTACAAGCCCTGATCGTTGAAGAGCTCCGACGACTGCACGAAGGGGTGCTGGCGCGTTACGGATTACGGCCATCCGAGTTCACCCTCTGGAAATCGCGCCATGGGAATTGA
- a CDS encoding inositol monophosphatase family protein, with amino-acid sequence MDYESLLAQVVQLVEDAGLLLITEWQRPEGPRGSGDKADVDVEIESLLKPRLLQLLDCDFWGEETGHRLTGARYCWVVDPNDGTADFLKGHKGSAISVGLLEDAQPVLGVVYAPVLLDGDSDCVAWAKGAPCVLRNGSPIKATLTQKEWNQDSRVMVSTAATNKPEINSELCSPGCFVAMPSIAYRLARVAAGDGDAGVSLVPVSAHDVAAGHALLIGAGGVLIDQDGNSITYVTEADMQTVSRRCFGGTREACQSLASRNWSKVFT; translated from the coding sequence ATGGATTACGAAAGCCTTCTTGCACAGGTCGTCCAACTAGTCGAAGACGCTGGCCTGCTGCTCATTACTGAATGGCAGCGCCCAGAAGGACCTCGCGGCTCAGGCGATAAAGCAGATGTCGATGTTGAAATTGAATCACTGCTAAAGCCGCGGTTACTGCAGCTGCTCGACTGTGATTTCTGGGGTGAGGAAACAGGCCATAGGCTCACAGGAGCCAGGTATTGCTGGGTTGTTGACCCCAATGATGGGACTGCAGACTTCCTGAAAGGCCACAAAGGCTCTGCAATATCTGTCGGCTTGCTTGAGGATGCCCAACCGGTGCTTGGCGTGGTCTATGCACCTGTTTTGCTGGATGGTGATTCCGACTGCGTCGCATGGGCAAAAGGGGCACCGTGTGTGCTTCGCAATGGGAGCCCCATTAAAGCGACACTCACCCAAAAAGAATGGAATCAAGACAGCAGAGTTATGGTCAGCACTGCGGCAACGAACAAGCCCGAAATCAATTCTGAATTGTGCTCACCAGGTTGCTTTGTGGCGATGCCCAGCATCGCCTATCGGTTGGCACGAGTCGCAGCAGGTGATGGGGATGCAGGCGTATCGCTTGTGCCGGTTTCAGCACACGATGTGGCTGCAGGTCATGCGCTGCTAATTGGCGCAGGGGGCGTGCTGATTGACCAGGATGGGAACAGCATCACTTATGTCACTGAAGCCGACATGCAGACAGTATCTCGGAGATGCTTTGGCGGTACGCGAGAAGCCTGCCAGTCACTGGCAAGCCGAAATTGGAGCAAGGTATTTACATGA